The following nucleotide sequence is from Kiloniellales bacterium.
GGCCGCAGGCGTGTCCAGCGCGGGAATTTCCTCGCCGATCCCGGCCGAGTTGACCACGCCGGTCAGCGCCCGCCCGTCTCCCTCGAGGTCGTCGATGAGAGCGCCGACGGCGGCTTCCTCGGTGACGTCCAGCTCTTCGCAGACCAGTCGATCACCGAAACCGGACAGGTCTTCCCGGCATCGCCCAAGGTTGTCGCGAGAAAGATCGACGACCACCGCATGCCATCCTTCGGCAAGGACGGCTTGAGCGATCGCCTTCCCGATTCCGGAGGCGCCGCCTGTGATCAGGACGGTCTTGTTGCGTTCGGTCATGCGCTTTCCTTCAGCTTTGCCGAGGCTTCGAACCGGCGTGCCTCCGACTCCGCCCTCATCTGCGTCTTGTCGTTCCGGGGAGGGGGCAGGTCTTTCCTGGCGCTAGGCTTACCCCGTCGCTCGGGCTGTGCCCATCAGGAAAGATATCAGGGAAACTCAAGCTCTCCTTTGCGCCATAATTCCAGTATCATTTGCGCATTGAAGCCCAGAGCGCCACTGTATTGGTCTGAGAGTCTTCGAAGCACTTTTTCTGCTCTTTCGGTATCTATACCCAGAAGAACATGGCCAGCGGCCCAGCAGCGCACGCCAGGATGAATATCGTCAAGATATCTAGAGAGCATTCCCAAGGGTCCGGGACCACGCCTTCGCAGCTCCTGATAGATGGCTGCAAGCCGATCTGCAGCCTCGTTGGTCTGTTCGGGCGTGCCTTGGTCGTTACCCTTCGTGTGAGCGACGGCGGCAACCCGATATGCAGCCAACAGTTCTTCCAGCGAATTCTCTTGTAGAATCGACATCAAGATAGGAGTTCCAAGGACAGTGAGCGGGCAGTGCGGTCCCCCCGCGAGCAATTCACTTCGTTTTGGACGCTGGGCTTACTCTACCGCTAGAGCTGTGCCCATGGGGAGCGCCTGGGACCATTGATCCATGGCCCGACCGGAATGCCCCCCGAGGATGGGTGTCAGTGTCCCGGTCTTGCCTATCCGAACTTGTCCCGATTTTCCGAATCTTCCAACCCGCTGGGACGCTCGCCGTTCCCCGCTCACTCCGCCGCGGCACGCACCCGCGCCGGGTCCACCTGCGCGTAGCTGGCGCCGCGGCGGAAGTGGTCGAGGTAGACGGTCGTGGGGTAGTCGACCGGGTCGCGGTAGGGGCCGAACTTGAAGAACTGCGTCTCCATGTTCTCGTAGCCGATCGCCCCGGTGGCGCGGACGATCCTGCGGCCGTTGGCCCAGACCTCGACCAGGCCGTCGCCTGAGGGGTCGGCGCGGATGCGATAGACCATGTCGATCCAGCCGCTATCGCTCGGCGGCAGATCGGCGAAGCGCTCGACCTCCACGCGGCAGTCGCGGCGCCGGCTGTCCCGGCCGCCCGCCTGCCAGGCGATGCGCAGGCGGCAGAGGCCGTCCTGCACCGTGATGTGGAAGACCCCGTCGCGGAAGCGCTGGGCGACGAAGGGGCTGCCCGGCCCCGAGTGGTGCCACTGGCCGATGATGATGCGGTTGCCGTCGGCCG
It contains:
- a CDS encoding polysaccharide lyase → MTLRSLRRGAALMMLLALAGSQSVGAPLLAVPHWALADGFERARLASGIWSQRRLLPGSVEIQDRVARGPGRALAITVHPGHDPLGDGSDRAELAEAEAVRLRFGQEVWYGFSMLIAGPIPADGNRIIIGQWHHSGPGSPFVAQRFRDGVFHITVQDGLCRLRIAWQAGGRDSRRRDCRVEVERFADLPPSDSGWIDMVYRIRADPSGDGLVEVWANGRRIVRATGAIGYENMETQFFKFGPYRDPVDYPTTVYLDHFRRGASYAQVDPARVRAAAE